One stretch of Candidatus Eremiobacterota bacterium DNA includes these proteins:
- a CDS encoding ABC transporter permease: MVTTALASPAAPADDAPFVGRRTASLRRLARNPAALIGVVIVAIVVVCALFAPWIARADPNAQDLAATLQPPMWIAGGTHAHPLGTDNLGRDLLARIIWGARVSVIVGISVVAIGGTIGVTAGLLAGYRRGWVDAIIARITDVQLAFPLVLLAVAIVAVVGPGLWTVIAAIGLTSWVQYVRVVRAEAMSLREREFVLAAEAAGAAPPRILARHLLPNVASAAIVLGTFEIARAVVLESSLSFLGLGVPPTTPSWGGMLADGRQYLDTAWWTALFPGLAIMIAVMGVNLLGDGLRDALDPSVW, encoded by the coding sequence ATGGTGACCACGGCGCTCGCATCGCCAGCGGCACCGGCCGACGATGCGCCCTTCGTTGGGAGACGCACCGCGTCGCTGCGCCGGCTCGCGCGCAACCCGGCGGCGCTGATTGGTGTGGTCATCGTTGCGATCGTGGTCGTGTGCGCGCTCTTCGCGCCGTGGATCGCGCGCGCCGACCCGAACGCGCAAGACCTCGCCGCGACGCTGCAGCCGCCGATGTGGATCGCCGGCGGAACGCACGCGCATCCGCTCGGCACCGACAACCTGGGCCGCGATCTGCTGGCGCGCATCATCTGGGGCGCGCGCGTCTCGGTGATCGTCGGGATTTCGGTCGTTGCGATCGGCGGAACGATCGGTGTGACGGCCGGATTGCTGGCGGGCTACCGCCGCGGCTGGGTCGACGCGATCATCGCGCGCATAACCGACGTCCAACTCGCCTTCCCGCTCGTGCTGCTCGCGGTCGCGATCGTCGCGGTCGTCGGCCCCGGTTTGTGGACCGTGATCGCCGCGATCGGGTTGACCTCGTGGGTGCAGTACGTGCGCGTCGTGCGAGCCGAAGCGATGAGCCTGCGCGAGCGCGAGTTCGTTCTCGCCGCCGAAGCTGCCGGCGCCGCCCCGCCGCGCATCCTCGCCCGCCACCTGCTTCCGAACGTCGCCTCCGCCGCGATCGTCCTCGGCACGTTCGAGATCGCGCGCGCGGTCGTGCTGGAGTCGTCGCTCTCGTTCCTCGGTCTCGGCGTCCCGCCCACGACCCCGTCCTGGGGCGGCATGCTCGCCGACGGCCGCCAGTATCTCGACACCGCCTGGTGGACCGCCCTCTTCCCCGGCCTCGCCATCATGATCGCCGTGATGGGCGTAAACTTGCTCGGCGACGGCTTGCGCGATGCCCTCGATCCATCCGTCTGGTGA